The DNA region CCCAGAGCCCGGAGCACGTAACTAGGCTCCAGCGATGCAGAGGTACACGCACTACCCGACGACAGAGCAATGTCCTTCAGGGCCATCAGAAGGGACTCGCCCTCGATGTACGCGAACGACACGTTCACGCAGCCAGGGTAGTGGTGGTCAGGGTCTCCATTGAGGTTGGTGTGCTCCATCGACAGGAGACCTTCTGACAAGCGCTTCGACAAGCGCTCAATGTGCTTGTGGTCATACTATTCGACAATGCGTTAGCAGCCGTTCCGTGACAGATAAATGTGTCAACACCAATGAGAGATCAAACATGTAAGACGACTCATTACCCCTGCTACGGTCATAACGGGCCTTGAATACATACCTGATGGTATGTAGCTACCATCAAGGCAAGATTCAGAAAGCCATGCATGATTATAAAGCTTATAATCATCGCCGTCGGATAGAATTAAGGGAGAAGACAAACACacgaaaaaggaaaagtcAACTCACCTCCATCTCTTGCTTGGAAAGACGGCAAGCCTCACCAAAGCCGACTACAAGATGGGGAGCAAGGGTACCGCTACGCAGACCTCGCTCCTGGCCACCACCAGAAATGATGGGCTCGAGACGGACTCTAGGCCTACGGCGGACATAGCAGGCACCCATACCCTTGGGACCGTAGATCTTGTGGCTGGAAATGGACATCAAGTCAATGTTCATCTTGTTGACGTCGAGCGGGAtcttgcccaccgcttggGCACCGTCAGTGTGGAAGAAAACCTTCTTGGAGCGGCAGAGCTTTCCAATCGCCTCCAAGGGCTGAATGACACCGATTTCATTGTTCACAGCCATAATACTGACCAACGCAGTGTCCGGCCGGATGGCGGCCTCAAGATCTTCCATCCGAATCAGACCGTTGTTCTGGACAGGCAGGTATGTAACCTCGAATCCGTCGTCCTGAAGATGCCGGCAGCTGTCCAAGACACACTTGTGTTCAGTCTGCGTAGTGATGATGTGCTTCTTCTTGCCGGAGCGACCGAAGAAACGAGCCACACCCTTGATACTCATGTTGTTGCTTTCGGTAGCACCACTGGTGAAAATGATCTCCTTCGGATCGGCACCGATCAGGTCAGCAACATATTGTCTCGACTGCTCCACTGCTTTCTCCGACTCCCAACCGTAGGCGTGTGTCCTCGAGTGGGGATTGCCGTAGATGCCGGTCATGTAGGGAAGCATTGCATCGAGCACGCGAGGATCCATGGGGGTAGTGGCCTGCATGTCGAGATAAATGGGCCGGGTACCCTGGTCCATTACTGTCGCCTGCTTCAATATCCCCGCGGAGGGGCTCATGGAAGCATCACCGGATACACCGGAGCCGGGAAGATCGACATTCTGCGGCTGAACGCCGGTCTGGTTCATGAAAGCTTTCTGCTCCTGCTTGATAGCGGTATCCACCGAGACCTGGGCATTTCCAGCCTTGGTCTCAGTGACATAGCCGCGTCTCGTCACCGGAGTGGCGGCGGCCACCCTCCGGGGGAAAAGGGAACCATGCTGCGTCGACAACCGACGAGCATAGGCTCTCGAAGCCTGTCTTAATACTGATGGTGTAACACTGGACATGATTataaaagaaagaaaatattACAACTGCACCATGCAAGTAGAGCAGTGGTCAGTTGGTGGGaaaaagaggagaaggaaaaagtGTCAGGAAGATTTGTTGCGGGCGGATGAAAAGTTTGGATCCGGTTATATCACTAGCGTCTGATTGCTAATCGCCGGATTTACTGAATTCTCCGACGTCCGAGCTCCTTCTCCGGAGTCCGAGCGGAGGAAGGATTGTTCCGGGGAATCTGCGATGATGCAGTTATGCAGTTGTCCGGATACAGCACTCCGTAGAGTGTCTGTTCTATGTGCATTATTACTGAGTAGGAACAGAAATATCAAACTAAGTACCCCAGTAATGCACAATGCAGCACATGGCAGTCACCTGACGATTGTTGTTGCCTGATTCGGTCATGACTTCATCGTACTGCGCCACAGCAGGATTGGATAAACGAGCCACGAGAGACCATCAATACTGGCATATTTTAACATATATTTCCATGTCGAAAGCAGCTGTCAGGCAGATCGTAGGCTAGGTACAGTTAGCACACTGTTATAATACCAGCTATGCACAAGCACAAGTCCTGTATGGACGGGATGGCATACCAGAAATAAAGGGGCCTAATGCCCAGCATTTATGTCATAGCTAAGCCACACTGGGTACTCACTAGAAGATTAGACTAAACTCCGTATGGTCTCTTTTCGCCGGCGACTACAAAACAAGgactttcttctctctccccACCAGCTCGTCTCATTCTCCTtaatttcttctcttcttgccTCTCGTTCGTCGCCCTACCATATCCAATCCACCTGCTAGTCCTCCGGTTTCGTGTCTCTCCCTAGATTCTTCACGGTCCTTTTCGTTTTATTCACTGGGTCGGGTGCCTACAAACTATTACCGCTAGTGCCGGAACCACCACAATTTACCGCCAGAGAAGTTCGACTCCGTTATTCTACGTGTGCAGGAGGTCTAAAGGATCGAATAATACCAACATGAGTTTCAAAGGCTTCCAGAAGGGCCTCGTACGAGCGCCCCAGACGTTCAAGGCCAAGTTCAACATCGGCGAACACACCAAGGATGCCGTCTACAGTGATGCCGAACGTCGGTTCCAGGAACTCGAAAAGGAGACCAAGAGGCTTCACGATGAGTCACAGAAGTACTTCAATGCCATTAATGGTATTTAGTCTTGTGTTTTTACTTGTTTCTTGGTGCTAATCCGGTATAGGCATGTTGAACCACCAAATCGAATTCTCCAAAGCCATGACGGAATTATACAAGCCCATCTCCGGTCGCGCTTCCGATCCCAGTACGTACACCATCGAAGGCAATCCCGAAGGCATTCACGCCTGCGAAGAGTATGAGGCCATCGTCCGCGAGCTCCAAGAATCCCTTGCGCCCGAACTGGATATGATCGACAGTCGGATCATCAGCCCTGCGGACCAGTTGCTGGAGGTGATCAAGGTGATCCGCAAGGTTGGCGTGAAACGGGACCACAAGCAGCTCGACTACGACCGCCACCGCACTACTTTAAAGAAGTTGCAGGATAAGAAGGACAAGTCGCTCAAGGATGAAAAGGCGCTCTACAAGGCCGAAAGCGATGTCGAACAGGCTACGCAAGAATTCAACTACTACAACGACTTGCTTAAGGATGAGCTCCCGAAGTTGTTCGCTCTGGAGGCCGAATTCATCCGTCCGCTGTTCCAATCCTTCTACTACATGCAGCTGAACGTCTTCTACACTCTACACGACAAGATGCAGGGCATGAATATTGGCTACTTTGATCTTACTCTGGATGTCGAAGAGGCGTTCGAGAAGAAGCGGGGTGACGTGAAGGAGCGGACGGAAGAGCTCACTATTGTCCACTATAAGACCACTGGAGGCCGTCGTCCCGGCTCGAAGCCACCCATCCCAGGTGCAAAGCCCAGTTTCGCAAAGGAAAAATTCGGTTCCGACGGCGGGAGCGAGTACAAAAGCACTTACTCACGACCAAACAACGCGTCCGATGGAGTCGACCACCCCCCGCCGCCGTActctgccgctgctgctggtagCAGTGCTAGCAGCGCCAGTAGCATGGCGGCAGCGGCCAAGGGTAAGccggcaccaccaccgcccaagcccaagccgtCTCAATTCCGGGCAGCCGTGGAGACGGTTACGGCTCTGTACGACTATGAAGCCCAGGCCCACGGCGACCTTAGCTTTTCGGCCGGCGACGTGATTGAAATCGTGCAACGGACGGACAACCAGAATGAATGGTGGACCGGTAAGGTTGGAGGCCGCGAGGGACAATTCCCTGGTAAGTTGCTAGCCTTTGCTTTCTGCTTATCATGCAGGTGACTGATTAGAATGCGTGCAGGGAACTACGTCCAATTGCGATAATGGCAGTTCATACAACCATTCTCATTACCTTATTACCGTCTCCTCTATTACTATCCATTACTGTTGTATTTTGTCCGGAGTTGGCCAGGATCCGTCGAACTTGGATTCTCCAAACCCAGCGCTACTTTGACATCGCGTTTTGCTTGCATTTCTGGCTTGATACAGGTTCTTTGCATTGCTATCACTACTGTCATCATCATGTTACGATTCTCTGTGTAAATATTTGCCAACTATTTCTAATTCGAGTGACAGAATAAGTCACGTTTACTATATTAATGAGGCATTTCTACATAACTAAGTCAGCATAATATCTCTTGGTTCTATACAATTCATGCCATTTCGTAGACAAAGTTGGCGGTGATGTCATTTCCGCTTCGGACATAAAGCGATGCGATAGCTGCATCCCACTTCACCCAACTCACTCTCTATGCTCTCCTCTTTCAGCCGGCCAGCTCTACTTCAATCTCGCCCTTTAATATCTCCTGTCATTAAATACATTCGCTACAGCGCATCTCCCATCATGGTCAACTTGAGCCTGTCTACCAAGTATCGGATGAACTCCGGACACGAGATTCCGGTCTTGGGCTTTGGTGTAAGTCTGGATAAGATAATAGAGACATGGAGTCTGGCTAATATATATTATCTCAGTCCTATCTGATGTACGTTCGTTTGGCACGGTTGAAATACAACGCTGACTGAGAGCAGTTCCAATTCGCAAATACCAACAGTTCTCCAGGGGGCTTTCAATGCCGGTTATCGACATGTACGCTTCTTTCTCCAAATACGAAGTATTATGCATGATCGCTCACATCAGCAGATCGATTCCGCCGTGATGTATCGTAACGAAAAAGGCTGTGGCCTAGCAATCAAGGACTCCGGCATCGACCGATCAGAGATCTTCTACACGACCAAGATCCTCCCCAGTGCCATGGGACACCGGAGAACAGCGAAGCAAGTTGATGACTGCTTGCGGGAATCCGAATTGGATTATATCGATTTGTTTGTCACCGTTTCTTTTCCCCAGTTCAATCTGCTGCAGACTAACGAGATAGGATCCTAATTCACGCACCCTACGGCGGCAAAGAAGCTCGACTTGGATCCTGGCGCGCATTGACGGAAGCCCAGCAAGCAGGCAAGGTAAAGTCGATCGGAGTCTCAAACTACGGAATCCACCATCTCGAGGAACTCCAGGAATATATCGACAGCACTGGGGGCAGCAAGATCGACGTTGGACAGTATGAGATTCATCCGTGGTGCGACCGCCGGAATATCATCGATTGGTTAAAGAAACACAACATCGTTGTCGAAGCGTACAGTCCGTTGGCGCATGGGTCTAGGTTCAATGAGAGTATTCTGAAGACACTCGGAAAGAAGTATAACAAGTCGCCAGCTCAGATTATGATCCGATGGGTGTTGCAGAACGTAAGTGTTTCTTATACTTCAGGTTTTACTGACAATCATTGACTGATCGTTGTAGGGCATCGTACCTCTTCCAAAATCCTCGAGCGCAGAGCGCATTAAGGGTAACGCTGATGTCTTTGATTTTGAATTATCGGAGGATGAAGTCAATATGCTTCACACAGGAGAGTACTCTCCTACCGACTGGGATCCTACACTTGACTATGATTAGATTGCAGAATATGTAGATTGATCATCTGTAGATAGTTGCAGCAGTACATGGTTGGCACATAAATCCAGATTCCGCCGGCGGAGAAGGATCGCGGGGCTGCTTAGCAAGACCGAACCACCGCATCGTCTTATCACCTAACGGAGGACAGGATACCAATAGAATACCAGCACTTTCAGTCTATTCGCTTTGATATCGACAGCCACCATGAAGCTAGTTCTCTCTACCTCGTAAGTGGCAGATCTGACTGATCTTTCAACCACGCCAGGTCCCTtcgacagcagcagcagactAACATAACGAAGAAATCTCATGAAAGGCGGCGGCTCCTCCGTAATCCGCCGTCCAACAACCGAAAAATCCAACGTCGAACTAATAAACGCCCTGCGCTCGAACTTCCAAGCCTCGCAGCACGAATCCTCGAATGGCTCCTCCAACGGCACCTCCAGCACCGCAACCAACGGCTACAAATCCTGGACCTCCGAGCACGACGGCACACTGTACATCCCTGCGCGCGACCTCTCGCAACCAGGCCTAAGCGAAGAACGACCCCAGTACGACATTACCGTGAAACTGTTCTATCTCCCGGGAATACCGGTATCGAGACGATGCGCGCATACACGGGAGGCGATCGATCTCGTTCTGAAAGAACTAGGCGTTGACTCGATTGATCTGCTCATTGTTTCGTTCCCGGGTATTTTATTCGACGCGGAGGACGATagcgaggatgaagatgaagcgACAGAAGGCGAGGGCACGGGCGCGAATGAGGGACAGGTGCAGCAGTCAGATGACTTTGATAGTATGGTGCAGACTTGGCGCACGCTCGAGAAACTACAGAGTGAGGGAATGATTTCGCAGCTGGGTGTTGCGGAGTTTGGGAGTGAGCGGCTCGCGCGCTTCCTTACGCATACCAATGTGAAACCCTCCGTCGACCAAATCAACCTTAAGGACTGTTGTGTCGTGCCGAAGTCGTTAATTCTCTACGCGAAGCAAGAGCATATCCAACTCTTGACGCATAATGATTGCAATGATATCTTGCCTGTCGGGACGACGAGGGAGCTACTAGGGCCTGGGGAGTCTGGGGCCGGGATTCTGGCTTCGGCGCCGGACAAGAATGATGGGATCCAGGGAGATGTTGAACCGCAGTGGGTGGTGAAGTATACGGCTGTTGTTAAGGACCGGGGAGTTGTTGAGAATAAGGGGTATTTCGCGTTGGCTGATATAGGGAATTGTGTGCGGACGGAGTCGTGATTTGCATTATTGATACATGATATACACGATGGCATGGCGTTTCTTCTTGTCAATATGATTATTTTCCTCTGGATTCAACCAATCATACTCCTCTTGCGACCTCTCATTCTGACATCTTCCAATCGCTTCAATGTAGATACTGCACCCCGGTATACCTCGCGATATCCCTGCAGCAGTTCATCGAAGAACGGCTCCGTCCGTGGATGCGTACTTCCAAAAGCCCGTTCCAGCACATAAAGATCCACAGCGCGATCCTCATCCTGATTACTCTGCCCTGCCAGACCAAAATCAATCAAAACCACCTCTCCTTCCATCGACGGATTCCCACCATCCACCTCCTCAACCCCATTGCCAGGCGCCGCCGTCGGCCTCAACATCAAATTACTCGTCGTCAAATCCCCATGCACAACACCCGCCTTATGCAACCCCCCAACAACATGCCcaatcctcctcatcaaatACCTCACCCGACTCTCCTCCCCCTTCCTCTGCTCCTCCCCAATCTGCgtattcctcttcatccacccCTCCCACCTCTCCAACACAACCCTCACCACAAGCCCCTCAATCCACTCCATAAGCAACCACGCTCCACCAGCGCGTCCCTCGAGCGCATCTTTCTCCTCCTGCCACTGCGGCTCCCAATCCAGCGCTAGAATCGCGGGCACACTAACCCCCTCGCGGACGAGTTTCGAGAGACAGCGCGCTTCTTGTAAGATGCGTTGGCGGGTTAGGCGGCGGTCGAGGATCGGGTGGCGGTAGGGTTTTGAGGGGCGGATTTTGAGGGCCGCGGGGGTTGTTGGTGTTAGGTAGGTTGTTTTGTAGAGGTGGGCTTCGGCGCCTTGGGTGAGGAGGGTTGGTGGTGGGGTTGTGTGGGTgaagggggaggggaggcgGGGTGGCTTGTATTCAGACATTTTCGTTGTTCGTATATTGTAGGGGTGTGTTGGTTTGAGTTGTTGGTTGTACTCGTAAATGTGACTGAAGGTGGGCTGCAAATCGCGATGGTGGGGAGTGACGATGTTACCGGATTGGGTATAGCGCTATCTGTATGTATTGCATTTCTACCGAGTGTACCTCGCTATGCCCTGACATATGGCACTCGCTCGTGTATCTGGCAAATTACTCACATGGCTTGTATCTCTGAGTTCCTCATCAAAAGATGGGTTGAAATCGTTCGCCGACAGCAATTATCTCTCGCATTATTGAAACCGGCGGCTCCCCATACTCATACTCACCCTGTCCCTGGCAAAAGAACTACAGAAAAAGCAAGATGATGGATAAAGCAGAtgttaattttttttcttgaggTACTTTGCCATATGAGCAAAATATCGTTACCACTCATTTTCTAGTAATTCTTATTTTCAGCCTTGTCGCTGTTCTTTAGTGAAGGTAAGGCTCGTATCCTTCGGTTTTCACATCAGAATCGTTATTTCAAGTAGGTATGTACAATTCTACTCACCTTCTTCTGCGAGGTGCTGACTCTTTAGAATGGAGGAATTCAGACTCAGTACAGACCAAATCCCGCCACGGTTCTATCGAGTTCAGTCCAATGGTTCCGCAACGAGATACCACCATGGTAAAAGCTTTGTGACAAGCAACTGTGGAAGATTCCACGGTCGATGGTATAATGATTCGTGATTTCTTTGGAAACACTTTGGAGCGGCACTTAAACTGGGACAAGACAATTCAAAGCATCTTCATCTCGCTCTTTTCCGACAGAACACACGCTGTGTATTGGATGCACTGGATGAACTCGAATCATGAAGGCGGCGGAGATTTCAGACTCTTTGAGATTAGAACTTCGCAGATTAGCACACCCCCTTCAGGGGTTCGGAAGTTGTGGAAACCCTTAATTTAGTGATTCCGGAAGGGGCAGGAGACAGCATCAAAATTGAGTATCTTGTCATCGATCATATTCCCAGTCAAGCTATAATCagtattcaatcagctgaGAAGATCGCAGAAGGTATGGATTTCCCAATAGCATGATCCCCAACTTTTATACATGCAGAATCGGGATCCGGACTAATACTCCCCGTTTATAGGTGGCAGGAAAAGTCATATGCTGATCAGCAGACACCCCGTCGGGAGGGAATTGCAAGAAAGATCCAATTTGTCTTTGCTGTTGCAGACGAGAGACAGTCGTTCTTGAATTTGATAGCCACGCGCGCCATCGTTCAATGGAAGTACACAAGGTCTCTAAGGTTCGGCATGTAAGAAGCAGCAAGGAACTTCTTTGGTGACTGGGTGCATAGCCGTATGTCACATCGATGTGATTTTGGCGCCGGTGTGTACTCTACCGGACTGCGAAGCGAGTGGTGTGCCTCTAACACAGATAGTTATCGGTAGATAGTTCAATTCCATAATAGCCGATCTCCCTTATTCGCAATCAAGGTGATTATATGATGCCTATTTGCCTTTTGCTCGATATGCATCCGTTCAGGGAGTCTAGCTTCGTGGAGAAGGCCCAGGCACCTTTCTGGTATGACCTGAACGGGACGCCTTAACGGGCCGAGGCCTCATGGGCGTCGCTTCAACTAGAACTTTAACGAAAAGGTATCACGGTTTCGTTGTTGGCGATTTAGGTAATGCGGGGTGGTGTGAATTATATGGGAGCTGAgccgatatatatctatgTTCATAGATGCTCGAAGGTGGTGTTCTCAGGTTGTATTTCTGAAAATGCACACGATATACATGGTAGAAAGATACGCATAAAACCTAGCTAAAAGGGTGGAATTTTTTGTTGAAACGATAATAGAtaggaagaaggggaaagcCTTGACTTCATAAGCCTTCCGGCATATCGTACACCGTTTGTAGCGACTTCCTTTCTGGAATTTTATATATTTTCATTTTACAGATTCGTTTTCTAGCAAGTGAGCATGTTAGCTCAGGGGAAGAGcgccgggctcataacccgGAGGTCCTCGGATCGAAACCGAGACATGCTAAATAATTTcaagatttcttttttttcttctctctcttttgaGAGCCAGGTTTGTCGGGTATCTGTCCGGAGACTTCACTGTGGACCGGATGCAAAGTCGTATTTTGCCGCCGGCCGCCGCATATTAGGCGGACTAGGCCGCTGCATTTCGGTGGCCTGGCCATGAACTTGGTGACTTCGCCTATAGCTCGAGTAAGAGCTTGGGTCTTGACATTCTTATTTAGCATCCTCGAACACCTACACGACACTTCTTCCCACACGATGACCTTTCCAATCCGCATCAGGTGCTAGGTTACTACCGATGCGTTCGGCCCCTTTATGCCCTCTTCAGTCGGCAATGACATGGCTGCTATATCCAGGAAGTGGAACAGGGAAAGGCGTCCCGGAGCCTTTACCGAGAGGGTTTAATGGGAAAATATAACAGTATGAGACGTATATGCAAGACCGGAAGGCATTCATACACTCGGATTCAAAACCGGCGCCCGGGTCTGAAATTGTTTGATTGTTTCTCAAACCCCAGCCAAGACACTCTAATCCGTATATAGTAAATACGCGGAATAACCATATTCCCAAaactgtacttgtacagtatCAAACGGTGCGCTAACGTCATGGGCGTGTGGTACTTTGTTTAGGTTGATGGGATTCGCCACTGCCTGTTAGAACTAAGGAGAAGCTGAAGTAGATATTAGAAAATATAGTGTGGAGAAGCGTCAATCCACAAGTGCACAAAACCCCAGAATCAAAACGCGCCCGTCTCTATACCCAAGAGAAAGGGTATCATTTTTAATGGCAAAACAGCTGGGTTGACGATAGTGTAAAGGCAGCCATAATACCTTTTCGCCTCTGAATGCTACCCAGCTAGCTTTTACAGATATCTGAAAGCCAGGCTTATGTGAAGTTGGGGAACAGTCATGATCTGAATGGCCTTCCAGGCTCTGCACCTCCGAGCCGGTCGTCACATCCCATAGCTTCATAGTCCCATCTCTAGAGCCCGAGACCACCCTCTGGCCATCCGGGGAGAAGGCCACCGACCTGACCCAGTTTGAATGGTCCTCCAGGCTCTGCACCTCCGAGCCGGTCGTCACATCCCATAGCTTCACAGTTTCATCTCTAGAGCCCGAGACCACCCTCTGGCCATCCGGGGAGAAGGCCACCGACCAGACCGAGTCTGAATGGCCCTCCAGGCTCTGCACCTCCGCGCCGGTCGTCACATCCCATAGCCTCACAGTTCGATCGCTAGAGCCCGAGACCACCCTCTGGCCATCCGGGGAGAAGGCCACCGACCAGACCGAGTCTGAATGGCCCTCCAGGCTCTGCATCTCCGAGCCGGTCGTCACATCCCATAGCCTCACAGTTCGATCGCTAGAGCCCGAGACCACCCTCTGGCCATCCGGGGAGAAGGCCACCGACCAGACCGAGTCTGAATGGCCCTCCAGGCTCTGCATCTCCGAGCCGGTCGTCACATCCCATAGCCTCACAGTTCGATCGTCAGAGCCTGAGACCACCGTCTGGCCATCCGGGGAGAAGGCCACCGACCTGACTAAGTCTGAATGGCCCTCCAGGCTCTGCACCTCCGAGCCGGTCGTCACATCCCATAGCTTCACAGTTTGATCGCTAGAGCCTGAGACCACCCTCTGGCCATCCGGGGAGAAGGCCACCGACCAGACCCAGCCTGAATGGCCCTCCAGGTTCTGTAGTTCCGCGCTCCATGAACTTTCCACTCGTGGCAGGCTATGTATCCATCTGGATCGATCTTCTTTAAATGTATTTCTCATAACACTCTTCATAGGGGAGAATGCAATTCCAGAGCTGTACAGTTGGAGTGGAGCAGTATTGGTAATGTGAACATGTTTGAGAACAAATCGTTTTGCATCATGTACAAACTCTGAAAATTGAGAGCTCGTGTTGCTCTATAAAATCAATGTTAGTCAATATACAGGCTGGGTTGCTCAAACTCACTGTCATATGTAACTGCAGTGCATCTATAATGCCAACAGCATCTGATAGAGCACCTATTAAACTCATTGCTTCCAACCAGTGAAGGAAATGCTGTTTTAGAAAAGCCAggatttcttcttcagcaaaaAGATGCTTGCTCTGCTCTAGATGGTATACCCAGTAACGACAGGAATATTGCAGGTCTTGTGGAAGATGTTCAGTGATGACCTGCTGATCAATCTCCGTGCGCTGTGTTCCATAGCTTGGTAGACCGCAAATGTTGTGTTTTAATCTGGAGTTCATGATGCGGAAGCACTGCGACATTATTTTTTTGTGTGTCTGTTTCTCATTCACATGGAAGTCACTTTTCGTGTTAATAAGGAATTCCCGGAATGATAAATGCAGAATGCGAACTGGTGTATCAAAATCTCCTGGGACATTAAGGACTGAGTGGAATGCACTCAATCGAGCACTGGCTTTTTTTTCTGAAATATCAATGAGCCGTGAGAGAGCCTTAACTGAGAGTGGAGCAGCAAGAAAAATGATAACTCCAACTATATCCTGGAAGTCCTCCATAAGCCCACTCGACTCGCTGACACGATGGTTCAATACTGGTAGGTAAATCCTCTCCATCTGGGATGAAGATGTCAATGCTGGATATTGGAAAACTGCATCAAGACGATCTTCTGGGACCTCATAATCCTCCTCAATGAAGCGGCATATTGTGGCCGCGAATATAAATAATGGAGAAGACATCTTGACCAATGCGTCTATAGTTTCTTTCCCAGGCCAGTCTCTTATCTCTCTGTTTTTGCTGATTGTTGAAAACCTGTTCTCCAGGAAGAGACGTATGTCATGTTCAATCACTGGACTGGGAAGCTCATGAAGGACTAGGTCCTGATGATCATCATTTTGCTTGAGACCATGACGAATAGGAAGTTCTGGTCGGCTTGTCAGGAATACATGCAGATGTATGGATTTGATTTTTCGCAACTGTGGCAAAAGCTGCAGTATAACCCTGATGTCGCCTTCTTTTTCACACTCATCCAATGCGTCGATCACAATCACCATAGATGTAGTCTCATTCAGTTCCAACTTGAGTagtggctgaagaagaagtttGTCAAATTGTTGACTGAGAGCTTTTGTTGAAAGATCTGGATCATCCTCAATCGCTCTTGAGATGCCATGTGCTAGTTCCCGGTTACTGGTCATTAATTGTCTTGTGATTGTTGATACAAATCTTTTGGCATTGCCTCGGTCTGCTTCGCCCTgtttgaagaagaagctagCCCCAAGGAGCCCCTTCTCATCAAAGGACTGTGCAACTGTCCGGGCGATGGTGGACTTTCCAGTCCCTGCCATGCCATTCAACCAGAATATAACTTTGCTGTCTAATTCTTCAGCCCAGTTTGCAATTTGGCAACGAAGCTCCTTTCTGGTCCCTGGAAGGCACTTCTCTCCATGTTGATTATCAAATGAGTCATAAGATGCTCCTTCAGCAATAGGTAGGTTGAACTTCTGGATGAGAGCTTGAAAGGAACGCATTATTTGGTCCCCTTGGGTCAGAAGCTGCTCTGCTTGTTCATTATGATGCAAATGTTGTTCACGTTCAACACAGTGATGCAACTCCTGCTCTTGGTCTTTGACAGACTTCTTGAGCTCCATAAGATCTTGGTTGGTAATGCCAGTAACACTGTCCAGCATCCACTTTCCAACATTAGAGTCTTGAGCGGCCAACACTTTTGCAGCATACTGAAGAATCGCTTTGTAAACTTTAACAAGGGCATGCCCAGTCTGGGCATTCTGCCCAGATTGGTG from Aspergillus chevalieri M1 DNA, chromosome 2, nearly complete sequence includes:
- the NFS1 gene encoding IscS subfamily cysteine desulfurase (BUSCO:EOG09261Y04;~COG:E;~EggNog:ENOG410PFTC;~InterPro:IPR010240,IPR015424,IPR000192,IPR020578, IPR015421,IPR015422;~PFAM:PF00266;~go_function: GO:0003824 - catalytic activity [Evidence IEA];~go_function: GO:0030170 - pyridoxal phosphate binding [Evidence IEA];~go_function: GO:0031071 - cysteine desulfurase activity [Evidence IEA];~go_process: GO:0044571 - [2Fe-2S] cluster assembly [Evidence IEA]), whose product is MSSVTPSVLRQASRAYARRLSTQHGSLFPRRVAAATPVTRRGYVTETKAGNAQVSVDTAIKQEQKAFMNQTGVQPQNVDLPGSGVSGDASMSPSAGILKQATVMDQGTRPIYLDMQATTPMDPRVLDAMLPYMTGIYGNPHSRTHAYGWESEKAVEQSRQYVADLIGADPKEIIFTSGATESNNMSIKGVARFFGRSGKKKHIITTQTEHKCVLDSCRHLQDDGFEVTYLPVQNNGLIRMEDLEAAIRPDTALVSIMAVNNEIGVIQPLEAIGKLCRSKKVFFHTDGAQAVGKIPLDVNKMNIDLMSISSHKIYGPKGMGACYVRRRPRVRLEPIISGGGQERGLRSGTLAPHLVVGFGEACRLSKQEMEYDHKHIERLSKRLSEGLLSMEHTNLNGDPDHHYPGCVNVSFAYIEGESLLMALKDIALSSGSACTSASLEPSYVLRALGTSDESAHSSIRFGIGRFTTDSEIDYVLKAVQARVHFLRELSPLWELVQEGIDLSTIEWSQH
- a CDS encoding amphiphysin (BUSCO:EOG09262PPU;~COG:T;~EggNog:ENOG410QE91;~InterPro:IPR004148,IPR027267,IPR036028,IPR001452;~PFAM:PF03114,PF00018,PF14604,PF07653;~go_component: GO:0005737 - cytoplasm [Evidence IEA];~go_function: GO:0005515 - protein binding [Evidence IEA]) — translated: MSFKGFQKGLVRAPQTFKAKFNIGEHTKDAVYSDAERRFQELEKETKRLHDESQKYFNAINGMLNHQIEFSKAMTELYKPISGRASDPSTYTIEGNPEGIHACEEYEAIVRELQESLAPELDMIDSRIISPADQLLEVIKVIRKVGVKRDHKQLDYDRHRTTLKKLQDKKDKSLKDEKALYKAESDVEQATQEFNYYNDLLKDELPKLFALEAEFIRPLFQSFYYMQLNVFYTLHDKMQGMNIGYFDLTLDVEEAFEKKRGDVKERTEELTIVHYKTTGGRRPGSKPPIPGAKPSFAKEKFGSDGGSEYKSTYSRPNNASDGVDHPPPPYSAAAAGSSASSASSMAAAAKGKPAPPPPKPKPSQFRAAVETVTALYDYEAQAHGDLSFSAGDVIEIVQRTDNQNEWWTGKVGGREGQFPGNYVQLR
- a CDS encoding aldo/keto reductase family protein (COG:S;~EggNog:ENOG410PJMQ;~InterPro:IPR018170,IPR020471,IPR036812,IPR023210;~PFAM:PF00248;~go_function: GO:0016491 - oxidoreductase activity [Evidence IEA];~go_process: GO:0055114 - oxidation-reduction process [Evidence IEA]), which codes for MVNLSLSTKYRMNSGHEIPVLGFGSYLISNSQIPTVLQGAFNAGYRHIDSAVMYRNEKGCGLAIKDSGIDRSEIFYTTKILPSAMGHRRTAKQVDDCLRESELDYIDLILIHAPYGGKEARLGSWRALTEAQQAGKVKSIGVSNYGIHHLEELQEYIDSTGGSKIDVGQYEIHPWCDRRNIIDWLKKHNIVVEAYSPLAHGSRFNESILKTLGKKYNKSPAQIMIRWVLQNGIVPLPKSSSAERIKGNADVFDFELSEDEVNMLHTGEYSPTDWDPTLDYD